In one window of Mercurialis annua linkage group LG4, ddMerAnnu1.2, whole genome shotgun sequence DNA:
- the LOC126676750 gene encoding UDP-glycosyltransferase 73D1-like gives MASQPHFVLFPLMAQGHMIPVIDMARLIAERGVIVSLITTQYNASRFERIIQRAIKESSLPIRLVQIPFPCQEVGLPVGYENLDILPSRNLLKKFYNALEKLQQPLESVLEHANPPPSCIISDKCLSWTSRIAQKFNIPRIVFHGMCCFSLLSALNVRYSQVHTSVSSDSEPFVVPNMPQSFQVTRCQLPGSFVSLPDLDDVRNKMQDAESASFGVVVNSFNELENGCAEAYENSIKKKVWCIGPVSLCNKESLDKFERGNIASIDEKQCLEWLDSKKPRSVIYACLGSLCRLEPTQLIELGLGLEASGKPFIWVAKTGEKTSELEDWFATEKFEERIKGRGLVIKGWAPQVLILSHPAIGGFLTHCGWNSTIEGVCAGVPMITWPLFAEQFFNEKLIVEILKIGVRVGVEVPVRWGEEEKVGVLVKKEEVEKAVKMLMDGGEEQGEQRRKKACELGVMARNAMELGGSSHYNLSLLIQDVVNEAENLKKMMRRF, from the coding sequence ATGGCAAGTCAACCTCATTTTGTGCTATTCCCGCTCATGGCACAAGGTCACATGATCCCGGTCATTGATATGGCTAGATTGATCGCCGAGAGAGGTGTGATTGTAAGCCTGATAACAACTCAGTATAACGCGTCGAGATTTGAAAGAATCATACAAAGAGCGATTAAAGAATCGAGCCTTCCGATTCGTCTTGTGCAAATTCCATTTCCTTGTCAAGAAGTAGGTCTTCCTGTTGGCTATGAGAATCTTGATATTCTTCCTTCAAGAAACTTGCTAAAGAAATTCTATAATGCACTTGAAAAGCTACAACAACCGTTAGAATCCGTTCTTGAACATGCGAATCCTCCTCCGAGTTGTATAATTTCAGATAAGTGTCTTTCTTGGACATCAAGAATCGCTCAAAAATTCAATATTCCTCGAATCGTGTTTCATGGGATGTGTTGTTTCTCTCTCTTGAGCGCTCTTAATGTACGTTATAGTCAAGTTCATACTTCGGTCTCGTCTGATTCGGAACCATTTGTAGTTCCGAATATGCCTCAGAGCTTTCAGGTGACACGGTGTCAGCTACCGGGATCATTTGTTAGCTTACCGGATTTAGATGATGTTCGAAACAAGATGCAAGATGCCGAATCAGCATCCTTTGGAGTCGTGGTAAATAGCTTCAATGAGCTTGAAAATGGTTGTGCCGAGGCATACGAGAATTCGATAAAGAAGAAAGTATGGTGCATTGGACCGGTTTCTTTATGCAATAAGGAGAGTTTAGACAAGTTTGAAAGAGGAAACATAGCTTCAATTGATGAGAAACAATGCTTAGAATGGCTTGATTCGAAGAAACCTAGGTCGGTAATTTACGCTTGTCTTGGTAGTTTATGTAGACTAGAACCGACACAACTCATAGAATTAGGATTAGGGCTAGAAGCATCAGGAAAACCTTTTATATGGGTAGCGAAAACGGGTGAGAAAACATCCGAATTAGAGGATTGGTTCGCCACGGAGAAATTCGAAGAAAGGATCAAAGGAAGAGGGCTAGTGATCAAAGGTTGGGCTCCTCAAGTTCTTATACTATCACATCCGGCAATTGGAGGATTTCTAACGCATTGCGGTTGGAATTCAACTATAGAAGGCGTATGCGCCGGAGTTCCAATGATAACATGGCCGCTTTTCGCGGAACAATTCTTCAATGAGAAGTTAATAGTGGAGATTTTGAAGATTGGTGTTAGGGTTGGTGTTGAAGTTCCTGTAAGGTGGGGAGAGGAAGAGAAAGTTGGAGTGTTGGTGAAGAAAGAAGAGGTGGAGAAAGCTGTTAAGATGTTAATGGATGGAGGAGAAGAACAAGGGGAACAAAGAAGGAAGAAAGCTTGTGAACTTGGAGTTATGGCAAGAAATGCTATGGAACTTGGTGGATCTTCTCACTATAATTTGTCACTTTTGATCCAAGATGTTGTAAATGAAGCAGAAAATCTCAAGAAAATGATGAGGAGATTTTAG
- the LOC126676516 gene encoding uncharacterized protein LOC126676516 — MFRLHKTKPAKSGERIDFKFSQFKVVQVPKGWDKLFVSIVSVETGKTIAKCSKSSVKNGNCNWTDTVSESIWIDSHSFKELQDCPYKLLVAMGSARSGILGEALINMATYMSASDSVLLSFPLKKCNHGTILQFKVQCLTPRTNLRNNELEGINSNKQEPNSDSKIPEMKSEESDNSIEKSSRSYSSKDLGSIIHQEDQETKESIFPTSDSQHSYNSEETNSMEKEEPINSENSELPRNSNADNDSHSSFKSRITHSDSLSQDDVAATPSLKFSGSSRSLLEAAEVTIEELQGEAKMWERNSRKLMLDLELLRKEYSEQSKNQLDLSVELSEASAERDGLQKEVEQLKLFLEKSTEKPESFQDSEFKDKGKDYVIEELRNEIKFQKESNASLILQLNRTQDSNVELVSVLQELEETIEKQKAEMKNLVKNQESEQLLQAKVQELEIQSLKAKLSELESVDESTRNLMEEYESLKAKMQELERDCQELTDENLELLVMLKEMKNRPAEGVVCSSISTFEASEYGSVIRDLEEKIREKVQKEIENDQNLSVQEFQNLKLELEHKVTELSETLNDKRGVIERLEGEISSVRKEKIQIEEKIEILIRENEIATKCINENGKWELEIHVSELEQENEELSACISVMEAQIRNLTDDRYSLESELENYKSNAGILQDEITRLQKEIETEKENAKLELEANSESHMEECRLLQESNEELKIRKVELEEQCNQFETKLSESHRTLTDYAKKVDQLEQNICSLLEQSASKERSLSSELHLLQNGNEEQNKKLGVLNQMYADKMIRVENLQQEIEDLTMQLSAARDEKERVMSGTASEISDLQAKLSKLELDINRIHIESNTKIQDLTDELVSSKEHQEILKADNGKMSKISENYKSREERMKTSLNDLELKLTVSDYERQQLMEECTELKAQLLKMEFLADEVKDLKSELKKIKSEKEKLEASLNLKSEECTELTTGKNLCIEKIIELQKTVSELEDCRQDKVSIEEKLQKLENELIEKEALCEQDAEVKNEMNRIKRINKQLQQQNQQLEEEKQKCRTRTQSLEEELIVAKEKQRSLQRESRTMNSYSNSPSNQHQRELLEDELSKSMEANNNAYKAHAKRLSSEGRKGWTGSPRKSKPDNEFVPKEKFERTKSSLEAELKDIRERYLDMSLKYAEVEGQKEELVMKLKTSNSGKRWF, encoded by the exons ATGTTCAGGTTGCACAAGACTAAGCCAGCAAAATCAGGAGAAAGAATTGATTTCAAGTTTTCTCAGTTTAAAGTAGTTCAG GTGCCAAAAGGATGGGACAAGTTGTTTGTGTCAATAGTTTCAGTAGAGACTGGAAAAACTATTGCCAAGTGTAGTAAATCATCAGTTAAAAATGGGAATTGTAATTGGACGGATACTGTTTCAGAATCTATTTGGATTGATAGTCACTCTTTCAAGGAACTTCAAGATTGCCCCTATAAGCTTCTTGTTGCCATG GGATCTGCTAGATCTGGCATTCTTGGAGAGGCTTTAATAAACATGGCAACATACATGAGTGCTAGTGACTCTGTTTTACTTTCATTCCCTCTCAAAAAGTGCAATCATGGGACTATTTTACAA TTCAAGGTTCAATGCTTGACACCAAGAACAAACCTTAGAAATAATGAATTAGAAGGTATTAATTCCAACAAGCAAGAACCTAATTCAGATTCCAAGATTCCAGAAATGAAGTCAGAGGAATCTGATAATTCAATTGAAAAGAGTTCAAGATCTTACTCTAGTAAAGATTTGGGCTCAATTATTCATCAAGAAGATCAAGAAACTAAg GAATCTATTTTTCCTACTTCGGATTCACAGCACAGCTATAATTCAGAAGAGACTAATTCCATGGAAAAAGAAGAGCCTATTAACTCCGAAAATAGTGAACTGCCTCGAAATTCAAATGCCGACAATGATTCTCATTCGTCGTTTAAGTCGCGCATTACGCATTCAGACAGTCTTTCACAGGATGATGTTGCTGCTACGCCGTCTTTAAAATTTTCAGGATCTTCTAGAAGCTTACTTGAAGCTGCTGAAGTTACTATCGAAGAGCTTCAAGGTGAAGCTAAGATGTGGGAGCGGAATTCCAGGAAGTTGATGCTTGATTTGGAGTTACTGAGAAAAGAATATTCTGAACAGTCTAAGAATCAGTTAGATTTGTCTGTTGAGCTTTCTGAAGCATCTGCAGAGCGCGATGGATTGCAGAAAGAAGTTGAACAGCTAAAGCTGTTCCTGGAGAAATCGACGGAAAAACCAGAATCTTTTCAGGATTCAGAATTTAAAGATAAAGGCAAAGATTATGTTATAGAAGAACTGCGAAACGAGATTAAGTTTCAGAAAGAATCTAATGCTAGTCTGATTTTGCAATTGAATCGTACTCAGGATTCAAACGTGGAGCTTGTTTCGGTTCTTCAGGAATTGGAAGAAACTATAGAAAAGCAAAAGGCTGAAATGAAGAATCTTGTCAAGAATCAAGAATCAGAACAGCTTTTGCAAGCTAAAGTGCAAGAACTTGAAATTCAAAGCTTGAAAGCAAAGTTATCAGAATTGGAGTCTGTAGATGAATCTACTAGAAATCTGATGGAAGAATATGAATCACTAAAAGCAAAAATGCAAGAGCTTGAAAGAGACTGTCAGGAGCTAACAGATGAAAATCTTGAGCTCTTGGTCATGCTCAAGGaaatgaagaacagacccgcaGAAGGAGTTGTATGTTCGAGCATTTCCACGTTTGAAGCTAGCGAGTATGGATCGGTAATCCGTGATCTTGAAGAAAAGATAAGAGAGAAAGTTCAAAAGGAAATTGAAAATGATCAAAATCTTTCTGTTCAAGAATTTCAGAACCTGAAACTTGAGCTAGAACACAAAGTTACCGAACTTTCCGAGACATTGAATGATAAAAGAGGGGTGATTGAAAGATTGGAAGGTGAGATTTCTTCTGTTCGAAAAGAAAAGATTCAAATAGAGGAGaagattgaaattttaattagagAAAATGAAATTGCTACAAAATGCATAAATGAAAATGGCAAGTGGGAATTGGAGATTCATGTATCGGAGCTGGAACAGGAAAATGAAGAGTTATCAGCTTGCATATCTGTCATGGAAGCTCAAATAAGGAACTTGACAGATGATAGATATTCCTTAGAATCGGAGCTCGAGAATTACAAATCGAATGCAGGAATTCTTCAAGATGAGATTACAAGACTACAAAAGGAGATAGAGACAGAAAAGGAAAATGCAAAACTGGAACTAGAAGCCAATTCTGAGAGTCATATGGAAGAATGCAGATTACTTCAGGAATCAAACGAAGAGTTAAAAATCCGAAAGGTCGAGTTGGAAGAACAATGCAACCAATTCGAGACAAAATTGTCGGAGTCACACAGAACTTTAACGGATTACGCGAAGAAGGTTGATCAATTAGAACAAAATATTTGTTCATTGTTAGAACAAAGTGCATCAAAAGAGAGAAGTCTAAGTTCAGAATTGCATTTGCTTCAAAACGGAAACGAGGAGCAGAACAAGAAACTTGGAGTATTAAATCAGATGTACGCAGATAAGATGATTCGAGTTGAGAATCTTCAGCAGGAGATTGAAGATCTTACTATGCAACTCTCTGCAGCTCGAGATGAAAAAGAGAGGGTAATGTCGGGTACTGCAAGTGAAATATCCGATTTACAAGCAAAACTATCTAAGCTAGAATTGGATATAAACAGAATACATATAGAATCAAATACGAAGATCCAAGATTTGACAGATGAGCTTGTGTCTTCAAAAGAACACCAAGAAATACTAAAAGCTGATAATGGAAAAATGTCGAAAATATCGGAGAATTACAAGTCTCGTGAAGAAAGAATGAAAACTTCTCTTAATGATCTTGAATTAAAGCTTACAGTTTCGGACTACGAGAGGCAACAATTGATGGAAGAATGTACAGAATTGAAGGCTCAGTTGCTGAAAATGGAGTTTCTTGCGGATGAAGTTAAAGATTTGAAGAGTGAactgaaaaaaatcaaatccgAAAAAGAGAAACTAGAAGCTTCATTGAATCTAAAATCGGAAGAATGTACAGAACTGACGACAGGGAAGAATTTATGCATCGAAAAGATCATTGAATTGCAGAAAACAGTTTCAGAACTAGAAGATTGCAGACAAGATAAAGTTTCCATAGAAGAAAAGCTTCAGAAATTGGAGAATGAACTTATAGAAAAAGAGGCATTATGTGAACAAGACGCGgaggttaaaaatgaaatgaatCGAATCAAGAGAATAAACAAACAACTTCAACAGCAGAATCAACAGCTTGAGGAGGAGAAACAAAAGTGCAGAACAAGAACTCAATCACTCGAAGAAGAATTGATCGTGGCGAAGGAAAAACAACGCAGCCTGCAGCGCGAGTCGAGAACTATGAATTCTTATTCGAATTCTCCTAGTAATCAACATC